The DNA sequence AACCCCCCTCAACCGCTGCTTAACAATCCAAACTCTTTTCTCATAAGTCAACTTGTACATGTAGCCTCACCACAGGTGAGGCTATCAGCCGGAAGTAAAAACGTGACTACCGGAAGTAAAAACGTGATAGCACAATGGCGCCCCACCTTAGAAACATTTAAATACATGCAAAACTGTTTTAGGGTCTGTTGACCCCCATGAAGCTAGCTCTTGTACTATCAATCCTATTTGTCTTATTTAGCAGTTCAGCCCTTGGTTTTGGTTTTGATGTTACTCTTGAACCTATCAGAGATCAAATAACCAGAGGCGAGTCAGCCGATTTCACAGTCACTTTTGTGAATAAGCTCCCAAAAACCAATGTATTGCGCCTTGCCTCAGAGGATTTCACCCGCTGGACTCTGCAAACCGACCCACAAAGCGCGAGGCTAAGCGGTGTTATGATACCTTCTGGAGGGACAGCTTCAGCAGTCCTGCAGCTCTTCCCCTCCAAGCAAATCACGCCAGGGAGATACACAATCCAGGTTGAATTCAGGTCTGAAACCAACGGAGATGTGCTGCGCAAAGGCCTGGATGTCAATTACGTCTCCCTTGAGTCAATCTTGAGGAAATATGTTCCCGAGCTTCAGGTGAGCATTAACCTGCCTCACGAAGGCATGCTTGACCCAAGAGGAGACAGAAACGGCGTTACTTCGATTGATGTTGGTGTGAAGAACAAGAATCCCCTCTACTTGGAGAATGTTATCGTGAGGCTCAAATCACAGCTCTTTGATATGGAAACTTCTATTGGAGACCTGCAGCCTCTTGAGCGGAAATTCGCCACATTTGATGTCAAGCTTGATCCCCACGAAACACCAAAGACAGATACCTTGCTTGCAGCTGCAGTCATCGGGAACATCACCTTTGTCGATATCGAGACCTTTGAGATTGCCGGTTATGAGCTTCCATTTGTGGAATCCTCCTCTTCCCAGGAAGCATTTATGAAGACCGCGACTTCTGTGGAAGTCTCAAATCCCAGCAATGTCGCAAAAGAGCAGGATGTACTCCTGGAAACAAGATTTCTGCAATCTCTCTTCACATCCACCTCCCCCCATGCAACAATAACAACACAAGACGGCAAGCGCCTTCTCACGTGGCATGTCACTCTTCCTGCAAGCGGATCGATTATCCTTCGTGCCACTACAAATTACCGGCCATTCTTTTATATCCTCATCATCGCCCTGGCGGCGTTAGGAATTTACCTACGCCTGCGAAGTCCGCTTGTAATATTCAAGTCTGTGAGGGAGGTGGCGAAGCACGAAGGCGGTATTTCGATGTTCAAAGTAATCCTGCATATTAAGAATCGGAGCAAACACAGCCTCCATGGCATTGAGGTTACTGACTCTGTCCCGAGCATTGCTGATATCAGGCCTGGCGAGATGTCAGGCACATTGCCTCCCACAAAGATCCTGACCAATACAAGGAAAGGCTCTATTGCCAAATGGGAACTCCATGCACTGGAAGGCCATGAGGAGCGGGTATTATCCTATCTTGTCAAGTCAAAACTTTCTATTCTTGGCACACTGGAGATCCCCCTTGCCAAGGCAAGGTTTGTCACAAAGAAAGGGAGACATATCATCAGCAGAAGCAATGTTGTGAAATTAAATGCCTGATCTCAGCTTGCCTTCTCAGCTTTATTGACTGCAGCAACGGATGCCAGGGCAACTTCAATCTGGTCATCCCTGGGATTTCTTGTTGTAATCTTCTGCAGCCAGAGCCCCGGTAGAATGAAAGGCCTCATCAGCGGGTTTTTTTCATGTTTTGCCGCAAAGCGCAGAATCTCGTAGGAGATGCCTGCGATTACCGGAATAAGGATTATCCTCCCAACAAATTGAGCGAGGATTGATGAGCGGGTCACCACAGAGAAGACCAGTATAGACAGCAGGAGAACTATAAAAAGAAAACTTGTCCCGCATCTTGGATGGATGGGCGAAAACCTTCTGACGTTAGCGCCCGTAAGCTTCATATTAGCCTCATGGCAGTGAACTGCCATGTGCTCTGCACCGTGGTATTGGAAGACCCTCTTCACATCTTTGAATACCGAGATGATGAGGAGATAGAGAAGGAACACTATAATCCTGAATATCCCATCTATGACGTTAAATGCTATCCCTGGCTTTGAAGTGATGATCTTAGTGAGGACAAGGGGAAGGAAAATGAACATTGTGATTGCTGCAACGACTGCGAAGGCGACGGTAAAGAAAATCTCTTTTTTTGATGCCTTCCCTTCTTCCTCTTCTGCCTGGTTGGAACTCCAAATCATAGACTCCATCCCAATAACCATCATATCATAGAGGTTGATGATTCCCCGGATGAATGGGACTTTTGCTGAAGGCCGGGGCCGCAGCTTTTTTACCATTGTCAGGATTTTCCCCTTCTTCCGCACAGAGACCGCATAATGGGCAGGGCCTTTGATCATCACGCCTTCAATCACTGCCTGACCGCCCAGAAGAAGCTTTTCCTGCGCCACCTGGCCAAAAAGTTCCATGGTCCTTAATAACTTTGTGATTGATAGAAAGTTTTATAAATAGTTACTCTATAGTAGTAATGTATCGGTGGCAAAATGTATACTACGGAAGAACTTGGAGAGGCACAGGATACCTTTACTGGAAAAAGAAGGTTATCTACCCATGAAGTTGAAATTGTAAGACACGAATTTGGAGATAAACAAATACCAAATTACATCTACCCATTCGTTGGACTATTTGCCACTAATCCTGATTTATATAAAAAAATATTCGTGGATGAGAGAGCACAGAACTATTCTTTATTTGGATTCTTCCCTGAAACTTTTGAACTGGTTTACGGCAGTGAAGTTTCACCAGCACTATCTTTTGATGGTGGAAATAGGGGTATCGTCGGAATTATTAAACACCCTACAAAGAAAGTTGTTATTAAACCTACACAGAACAGCAGAGAACATGAAGTTGCACAGATAGCTGATGAATTGGGAGTTGGTCCAAAACAATATGCAAGTTTAGACGGATTTTTGTCTGAAGAATTTATTGAAGGTGATTTATTTTCAAAATTAAGAGGGGATAGAACCTCTGCTGATACTATGTATACTGCGGGAACGAGAATGGGGGAGATTCTGACAAAGCTGCATTCTAGAGAAATTTATTACAATGATACCATCATTACTGATGATTTAGGAAAGTCTCATGTTATATTCCCAGAAGCCTCAGTTGCAGTTTTATTTGATTACGGTGTTGCATTAAGGCTTGATCAACATCCAAACTTCACTGATGAAGAAGTGTATAACTTCGCTAGAACATTTCCAATGGTTAGTATGTTCTTAGGACTGCAACCATCACAAGAGCAAATACAGAAACTTGTGAAGCAATATCGTCCGCAATTACAGACAGCTACAAAAGACCAAATTACGGCTAGAGACATCAATTTTATAAATGAGGGTTTAACATTTGCGGCATATAGGCTAGGGAATCATGTTGTGGAACCATTCTTGAAAGGATTCAAAGAGACCTATCGCGCATAAGGCGCCAGAACAACTAGAATTTCTCAAACGCTTCGTAGCCCAATTACAGATAACATTGGAATTCCTGTTAAATACTTTTCCCATACGCAGTGTGGGAAACCTGCGTCCGCAGAGTAAATCTGGAGTCCGTCTATCCAATGAGTGATAGCGATACAACAAGACAAAGTATCAGGGGGCAATTTTTACTATGTTTTTACAATAGTCCAAAATCTAATTACAGACTCTTTAGATGCATTACCTGATGCAATCCCCTTATTAGTTGTAATATTGATCTTCTGGATATTGTTTAGAGAGAAGAAGGAATAATAAGAAATTGCCCCTATTCTATTCTTTAGGACTCCAGATTTATTGAAACTAACATCGGAATTTAACGAAGTTTTTTCTCCTCCAAAATCCGAGCCTCGAAATTCTCGGCATCCCTGAGAATTTCAGAGTTGCGAGGATTTTGAGAGATGAGAAAAAATTTGGGAGAGCAGGGGAAAACGCTTGGCGTTTTAGCGTCAGCGACCGAATTTCTCGTTAAATTCCTGTTAAATACTTTTCCCATACGCAGTGTGGGAAAATTTCGACCGAAAAGTAAAATTTCCATTTCTAATAGATTCTGCCGAAGGCAGACTAAAGTTTAGGGGGAGTTCCGTTCTATCTAGCTCGAAGAGCCTTAGAGAACATAAATCTGGGGGACAATTTTAACACATCAAAGGCGAAGCCTCTTTCAGTAAAAGAATTAAGGGGAGTTCCGTATTATAGAGTTGTTATCATTCTAGCTTGTAAAATAAACGGATTATTATCTTTTATGGCATATTCAATATCCATAGGCATATTGTAATGTTCCTCAATTTGTTTGCCTATTTTTGCCATTTTCAAAATAAGTTCTGTATCTAGATTAAATAACTCTTTATTTGTATGAATCTTCATATTTTTTTTATCTATCAGATAGCTATTAGGTGTAGTTTTACCAGAAACTAATGATTCGCCCAATCCTTGAACAGCCTCAATAAGCATATGTTTCTTATTAACAGGATCAATGGTGAACATAACTCCTGCAAAATCTGCTTCTATCATCTCTTGGACAACTACTGATATTGAAACGTGTTCATGTTCAAAATTGTTTTTTACTCTATAGTATATTGCTCGTGATGTAAATAAAGAAGCCCAACATTTTTGAACAGAATTGATAAGGCTTTTTTCATCTTTGACATTCAAATAAGTATCTTGTTGCCCAGCAAAGGAAGCTGATGGCAAGTCTTCTGCTGTAGCGCTGCTCCTTACAGCAACATTTTTTGAATTTAATTGTAGATAGTTAGTGATTATATCTTTTTTTAATTGTTCTGGGAAATTTTGTTTGATTATCAATTCTCTAATCTTCATAGAAGTATTGTTTAGATGATTGGAATCCTCAACATCTAGATTTTTCAATAACGCAATAATCTGTAGTTTAATATTGGCAGTCTTTAGGAAGGAATCATAAGCATTAACTGAAATACAAAATCCATTAGGCACAGGAAACAAATTGAACATTTCTCCCAAATTTGCGCCTTTTCCTCCTACTGTAGCAATATCATTTTTTGAAATGTCCTTAAACCAGAAAATATTTCCTTCCCTAATTGTTGAAATGGCTTCCGCTGTAACTTTTTTTCTGACTTTGACTATGCGTTTTTCTAGCTTTATTAACTCGTTAAACTCTTCCTCACTAATTCTAGTAACTATTCCTTTATTTGCATCTAATTTTATTAAGTCGCCGTCATCAAGAATCAATGTTGCGATGCTACAGCCTACAATACAAGGCAAACCAACTTCTCTGGAAATTATAGCAGCATGACAGGCTGCCCCGCCCTCATCTGTAATTATTCCTTTAACTTTTTTAACTAATATCATCATTGTAGGGTTAGTCATTCCAGTAACAAGAATATCATCCTTACCTAATGTTTCTGCTATTGCAAATAACTTGTTTGGGTCATCTGCTTTGACAATTCTTGCCTTTCCTACAACCATGCCTTTATTGGCAATGGTTCCAGTAAAGGATTTAGTATTCTTATCAGGAAGATGCGGATCAAGTATCTCTTTTTTCATCAATAATGCACTTTCTCCGCTATAAGACTTAATTTTGCTATCTGAAAAATACAGTAAAAAATAGGCTTTTCTGTTTTGTAGTTCATCTGATGATATTATTTTATTATTAATCAGCTCAATAATTTCTTTATATGTATAAAACATGTAGACATCCCTAACAGAACAGTTTGCTTTTTGTGCCATCTTCTTGTAAAATGGAAGCATATGAAAAACTTCTCCATTCCAACAAGATTTTATGAGGAGCCTGGTCAAAGCGGCGTTTTGTATAAACCATGCCAACTCCTTAATTTCTTGATTATTTAAATTAGCAAAAATCTCGGTTTGTTGTTTTTTAATATTGCTCCTTCTTTTATTCGCTTCTTCAATTTCTTTATCTATTTTTTGCTTTGTAGTATGCTCAACTCTATTTTTTGCCCATTTAAGAGCATCATCCTCAGAAGTGATATTTGCTAATAATATTGAATATTTTTTTGCGTGCTCAAGAATAGATTTTTCATCAGGATTATCTAATAATTTTCTCCATTCGATTAATTCTTTCAGCAATATATCATTTTCATGAGGTGTAGTTAATATTTGATAATATTCTTCGCTTTTAGTAGGAGCAGAACTATCTAGTATTTGTTTAAGTTTAGTTTCTACAGCAAGGGTTACATGAGCGGTGGTGGTTACAAAATGTGCATAAATTCTCCTTAGATTGAAGATGTATGTTTGGTACAAGGTTACTAATTGTTCTCCTTCTTTATCCAGATTTAGTAAGAGGGAATTAGCAGCTTTCCAGTAGTCTGTTACCTCTTTCTTTTGCCTTTCCAATGTTAATTTCGCAGTTTCGTGATTGAGAAGTTTTTCCCCAGCTGTATTCATTTGTTTTATATCTTCATCAGTCCAAAACCATTGACCATATCCATCTTTGTTCCAGAAAATTATATTTTTTTGAACACAACCGATAATATCTTTATCAAAGATGTGCCTTTCCATCTGCAAAATATGCTTATTAATTGGCTGTTCTCCAGTTGCATAAAGAATGTATATCATCAGAATAAACAAAAAGCTACATCTTTTTAAACATTTCGGCAATAGCTTTTTTTCTAGTATCCATAAAATATTGTACTTGTTTAACTGCACCTGGAAGTCCGCTTTTTAGATTATCTTCCAGATCAGTCTCGCCAACGAGTTGTCCATAAGTCATTAGAGGAATACTAGTTGAATTCAATACTTTTTTTAATTTTCCTAATGTTTTTTCATCCATTCCTAATACCATTCCCAAATTAGGTTTTTCTTCGAATGGGGTATAAATGCCAGGATGATACTCTTTAGGTATTCCAGCTTGTTCAAGAGCAATATTACGATATGCTGCTATCATTCCATGAACAATAGGTCTAACTTCAGAATAGAACAATCCCATCTTAGCTGAATCTTGGTCGCTTAACTCTGAGGAAGTATGATATGCTCCCAATAATGCTTCAATTTCTTTCTTTTTATCTACTCTTACTAATCCATAATGTAATCCTGCCTCTAATACGTTAACCATTGTATCCAATGCTACGTTGTTATCAAGAATGTTCCTAACATTTATACCAGCACTTTCTATTGCAATTTTGTCTGAATCTTGCTCATGTAAGGCATATTTCATAACAGCTTCATAAGTAGGACTACGCTGAACGTTTGCAGAACATACTCCTAATGCAATTTGTGGGTTCATAAGAGCACTTATGCAGTTTGAGTATATAAATGTTTCTTTTTTTATTACTAATAAGTAGTATCAATGCCGAACTCCCCCATCAGTTTAAAATTGTCCCCCTTCCAAATTATATATTTCTGCGTAGCAGACTATATGTGCGAAGCACGGAACTCCCCCGTTTTTTTCGTCTAAGAAATGGAAATTTTATTGTATTTAACTCCCATTCAACGAAGCAAAATCTCTTTTAATAACCGATTGAAACACAACATGTGCAGTATGTCATTCTAAGCACAGACGGCTTTCATTGGTTGCAGTGGAGTAACTCTTTTCTGTAAACAATGCTGTGATGATCAAGAAGAGCAACCCGATTCTTTCATGCGCCTTACCGCTTCAGTAACACAGCCCTTACAGGAGCTCCGTTTCCATCCTTAATCTTCATCGGGAAGCCAATAAACGTATAGACTCCTGGCCTGGCTTTTGAGAGGTCCAGCCCTTCAAATACAACGATTCCTTTAGGGATCAGGATGTCGTGGGCAGCAGGCTTTGGAGAATGAAACTGCTGCACTGAAAGGTAATCGATGCCAACAGCCTTGACCTTCTTCCTTGCCAGAAATTCTGCTCCGGAATTTGCAAGAAAAATAAAATCCTTCCTGAATCTATCCAGCTCCAGGCTAGAATTTCTGGTTTTTAGCAGGATAATCTCCCCTTTCTTTATTCCATGATCTTTAATGTGCTTCTCCTCAATTCCTTTGCCAAATGGAACTGACGTGGTGTCAATAACCGTGCATCTTCCATAACATCTGGAGAGCGGAATCCTGTCAACGCCCGGCTTGTTGTTGTTGATATGAAGAGGGCTGTCAACATGGGTTCCGGTATGCGTTCCCATACTGATAAGAGAGGTGTTTGAAGAGTTTCTTGGGATCGTGGCTACAGCAGCCATAGAAACCTCGGGATTTCCAGGGTATACTGCCATCCCTGCAGCTATTGCCCTGGTAATGTCAATCAATCTCTTTTCATTTTTCAACAGAATGGCCTCCGAACTCCCTCCGCAGAGCTGCGATCGTTCGCTTGCCCAACGGAAAGCGATTGCTCCTATCCTTCCTGATCTGCGCTGCAACCTCAAATGCAGGCGCATATCCCTTTACAGACTTTATCGTCTGCTCAAGCTCTTTAATTGTAACGCTCTTTATCATTGTTCCAATTTCGTTGAAATCTTTCCTGCTGAGCGCATTGTATGCAAGGTCGAGGAGCCAGCTCCTGATGACGCTGGCAGGCTGCCATACCTGGACAGCCTTTTTAATGTCAATGGCGCGGTTCTCCTTTCCCCACGTATCCAACAGCTCAACACCTTCTGCCAAGCCCTGCAAATACACATATTCGATACAATTATGGACACTTTTCACAAAATGGCCTGCGCCAACCTCTCCAAAATATCCGTACCCCTTCTTCGGAGCAAGCGCTTTCAGAGCAGGCTCGATCTTCCTGAACACCTGTTTTGGGCCCCCCACCATCAGCGTAAACCCGTTTTTGTTCCCCCATATCCCACCTGAAACTCCACAGTCGAAGTAATGAATACTTCTCCTGGCTAACTGCTTTGCATGCCTCTGTGCATATTTGTAGAAATCATTTGCTCCGTTGATGATGACATCTCCTTCGCTCAGGCGTTTTCCCAGTTTAGATACCATCTCATCTGTAGGCTGCCCGCCTGGAAGCATGAGCCACACAATTCTCGGTCTGGGCAACTTCTTAACCAACTCTTCGATAGAATACGCAGGGATTGCGCCCTTCTTAGCAATCCTCTTAACTTTCTCAGAGCTTCTGTTGTAGGCAACAACCTTGATGCCAGAGCGCAGAAGCCGGTCTGCCATAGGGAAGCCCATCTTCCCTAATCCAATCAGCCCAATTTTCATCGTCAAACCCTTTTATCACACTTAATCATTGCGGATACTGCTTACTGCAGGTTATTGTAGATATTTGCGCGCTTAGGCATGATCCATCCTCCGGGTATCATCCTTTCAGCTTCCTCTGGTCCGAAGGTTCCAGCTTCATAGATTTGCATTCTTTTCCGCTTCCTGCCAGCTGTCTTCAGGATATTGTCTGTAATCCTCCAAGCAGCTTCAATTTCTTCCCCTCTTGTGAACAGTGTATGATCCCCATGCATGCAGCTGTAGAGCAAGGCTTCGTATGCTTCAGGGGTATTCACGCCAAACTCGCAGCTGTGGCAGAAATCCATCGATACTGGATGTAAAAAGATCCGATGCCCAGGAACCTTCGCGCTGAAATTAATAACAATTCCCTCCTCAGGCTGAATCCTGATGCTGATGATATTTGGTGGCCTTCCCTTACCTTCCTTTCTGAATAAAGGGCCGGCCACATCTTTCATCACAAGATTAATCTCTGACACAGAGGTTTTAAGCCGCTTGCCTGCCCTGATATAGAATGGAACTCTTTTCCAACGGGGGGTATTCACCGTGAGGCGAACAGCAGCATAGGTTTCAACTTTTGAATCAGGGGCAACGCCGTGCTCTCTCCTGTAACCCGGCACTTCCTTTCCATCAATCACGCCTGCCTTATACTGCCCTATCACTACATCACCTTCAAATGATACTGCTTTCAGCACCTTCAACTGCTCTGCATGAACGTTGTCTGAGCTCAGGGAGGTTGGGGGCTCCATAGCAGCATAGGTCAGCATTTGCAGTGCATGATTCTGGATCACATCGCGAATTGCCCCTGCCTTTTCGTAATATCCTGCCCTGCTTCCTATTCCCGTTTTCTCAGCCAGCGTAATCTGGACGCTTTCCACGAATTTAGAACTCCATATCTGCTCAAAAATTGAGTTGGCAAACCTGAATA is a window from the Candidatus Nanoarchaeia archaeon genome containing:
- a CDS encoding NADP-dependent phosphogluconate dehydrogenase, which codes for MKIGLIGLGKMGFPMADRLLRSGIKVVAYNRSSEKVKRIAKKGAIPAYSIEELVKKLPRPRIVWLMLPGGQPTDEMVSKLGKRLSEGDVIINGANDFYKYAQRHAKQLARRSIHYFDCGVSGGIWGNKNGFTLMVGGPKQVFRKIEPALKALAPKKGYGYFGEVGAGHFVKSVHNCIEYVYLQGLAEGVELLDTWGKENRAIDIKKAVQVWQPASVIRSWLLDLAYNALSRKDFNEIGTMIKSVTIKELEQTIKSVKGYAPAFEVAAQIRKDRSNRFPLGKRTIAALRREFGGHSVEK
- a CDS encoding cyclase family protein, which codes for MKNEKRLIDITRAIAAGMAVYPGNPEVSMAAVATIPRNSSNTSLISMGTHTGTHVDSPLHINNNKPGVDRIPLSRCYGRCTVIDTTSVPFGKGIEEKHIKDHGIKKGEIILLKTRNSSLELDRFRKDFIFLANSGAEFLARKKVKAVGIDYLSVQQFHSPKPAAHDILIPKGIVVFEGLDLSKARPGVYTFIGFPMKIKDGNGAPVRAVLLKR
- the zwf gene encoding glucose-6-phosphate dehydrogenase — its product is MVPQKETAKLLKLMQSEKPVSCLFVIFGATGDLMLKKLIPALKRLKRDGHLRADAPILCAGRRPFDDQSYRSFVSKQGDHDGSFLATLKYVVVDPNDKDSYTRLHKAASELDIHFKLAGNRIFYFATPADVFGPLSLGLKNGSLLSGRGWKRIIVEKPFGFDLRGAKALNKTLNSVFTEDQVYRIDHYLAKELVQNILVFRFANSIFEQIWSSKFVESVQITLAEKTGIGSRAGYYEKAGAIRDVIQNHALQMLTYAAMEPPTSLSSDNVHAEQLKVLKAVSFEGDVVIGQYKAGVIDGKEVPGYRREHGVAPDSKVETYAAVRLTVNTPRWKRVPFYIRAGKRLKTSVSEINLVMKDVAGPLFRKEGKGRPPNIISIRIQPEEGIVINFSAKVPGHRIFLHPVSMDFCHSCEFGVNTPEAYEALLYSCMHGDHTLFTRGEEIEAAWRITDNILKTAGRKRKRMQIYEAGTFGPEEAERMIPGGWIMPKRANIYNNLQ
- a CDS encoding PEP/pyruvate-binding domain-containing protein — encoded protein: MIYILYATGEQPINKHILQMERHIFDKDIIGCVQKNIIFWNKDGYGQWFWTDEDIKQMNTAGEKLLNHETAKLTLERQKKEVTDYWKAANSLLLNLDKEGEQLVTLYQTYIFNLRRIYAHFVTTTAHVTLAVETKLKQILDSSAPTKSEEYYQILTTPHENDILLKELIEWRKLLDNPDEKSILEHAKKYSILLANITSEDDALKWAKNRVEHTTKQKIDKEIEEANKRRSNIKKQQTEIFANLNNQEIKELAWFIQNAALTRLLIKSCWNGEVFHMLPFYKKMAQKANCSVRDVYMFYTYKEIIELINNKIISSDELQNRKAYFLLYFSDSKIKSYSGESALLMKKEILDPHLPDKNTKSFTGTIANKGMVVGKARIVKADDPNKLFAIAETLGKDDILVTGMTNPTMMILVKKVKGIITDEGGAACHAAIISREVGLPCIVGCSIATLILDDGDLIKLDANKGIVTRISEEEFNELIKLEKRIVKVRKKVTAEAISTIREGNIFWFKDISKNDIATVGGKGANLGEMFNLFPVPNGFCISVNAYDSFLKTANIKLQIIALLKNLDVEDSNHLNNTSMKIRELIIKQNFPEQLKKDIITNYLQLNSKNVAVRSSATAEDLPSASFAGQQDTYLNVKDEKSLINSVQKCWASLFTSRAIYYRVKNNFEHEHVSISVVVQEMIEADFAGVMFTIDPVNKKHMLIEAVQGLGESLVSGKTTPNSYLIDKKNMKIHTNKELFNLDTELILKMAKIGKQIEEHYNMPMDIEYAIKDNNPFILQARMITTL
- a CDS encoding DUF1385 domain-containing protein; this translates as MELFGQVAQEKLLLGGQAVIEGVMIKGPAHYAVSVRKKGKILTMVKKLRPRPSAKVPFIRGIINLYDMMVIGMESMIWSSNQAEEEEGKASKKEIFFTVAFAVVAAITMFIFLPLVLTKIITSKPGIAFNVIDGIFRIIVFLLYLLIISVFKDVKRVFQYHGAEHMAVHCHEANMKLTGANVRRFSPIHPRCGTSFLFIVLLLSILVFSVVTRSSILAQFVGRIILIPVIAGISYEILRFAAKHEKNPLMRPFILPGLWLQKITTRNPRDDQIEVALASVAAVNKAEKAS